A genomic segment from Clostridium pasteurianum BC1 encodes:
- a CDS encoding GerW family sporulation protein, with amino-acid sequence MDNQASLKENLDALFGNLENFLKTETVVGEPITVGETTLVPIISLSFGCGTGAGNNGDKGIAANGTGLGAAAKVTPNAVIAITGDKVNLLPISGKNNLDSLLNLVPEIVSKFKSKKSDKNKEEVKSSENSNK; translated from the coding sequence ATGGATAATCAAGCGTCATTAAAGGAAAATTTAGATGCTTTATTTGGTAATCTTGAGAATTTTTTAAAGACTGAAACTGTTGTAGGTGAGCCAATAACAGTGGGGGAAACTACCTTAGTTCCTATAATAAGTCTTTCTTTTGGCTGTGGTACAGGTGCTGGAAATAATGGTGATAAGGGAATTGCAGCAAATGGAACAGGTCTTGGAGCGGCTGCTAAGGTTACTCCTAATGCAGTAATTGCAATCACTGGGGATAAGGTTAATCTTTTGCCTATATCCGGTAAAAACAATTTGGATAGTCTGCTTAATTTAGTGCCAGAAATAGTTTCTAAATTTAAATCAAAGAAGTCTGATAAAAATAAAGAAGAAGTTAAATCATCTGAAAATAGCAATAAATAA
- a CDS encoding DUF2953 domain-containing protein produces MYGVILALKIFITILFIAIILIIMLLVIPYNYIIRGDINEDLKGEIEINWFLGLLRLNALKTSDNFEIKFYFINFCVYSNLRKNSNKHIEKNSNKNRKISVNFQLLELDTLRKLFLYLKDIILIVKPRSITIEGVYGLDDPFATGTISAVISVIKSNFSAIRINISPVFDEVILDVFIEIKGRINLFIVILRTVKLLLKKDLRKIVLKGA; encoded by the coding sequence ATGTATGGAGTAATATTAGCTTTAAAGATTTTTATTACAATATTATTTATAGCTATAATCTTAATAATTATGTTATTAGTCATTCCATATAATTACATTATTCGAGGGGATATTAATGAAGACCTTAAGGGAGAAATTGAAATAAATTGGTTTTTAGGATTACTTAGACTTAATGCCTTAAAAACATCGGATAATTTTGAAATAAAGTTTTATTTTATAAATTTTTGTGTTTATTCTAATTTAAGAAAAAATAGCAATAAGCATATAGAAAAAAATTCAAATAAAAACAGGAAAATTTCAGTGAATTTTCAACTTTTAGAGTTGGATACTTTGAGAAAATTGTTTTTATACTTAAAGGATATAATTTTAATAGTAAAACCCAGAAGCATAACTATTGAGGGTGTGTACGGTTTAGATGATCCCTTTGCCACTGGGACTATAAGTGCGGTGATCTCAGTAATAAAATCAAATTTTTCAGCAATAAGAATAAATATTTCTCCTGTGTTTGATGAGGTGATTTTAGATGTTTTCATTGAGATTAAAGGTAGAATAAATCTTTTTATTGTGATATTGAGAACTGTAAAATTATTATTAAAAAAAGATTTAAGGAAAATTGTATTAAAAGGAGCCTGA